TATCATCCAAACCAAGAACATAGGCTAAAGGAGTACCACCATTAGCGGTCTGTGCCCTATAAAACTTCCATACATTCTCGAGGTCGGCCTTGCTGGCGCCGGCAAATCCACCTTGGGGTAATTGAAATGTATTACCTGCCGTACAACCAGCCCACCCAGGTCCTGAATAGGCCATGGGACGGAACCTTATACCTAGTACATCCGCATCCTGGTCTGTTAATTCGTCAATCAGAGGAACATCCGACCCATTGGCTATCGGTAGCCTGAAACCCGACCCGGTTCCCCTTACTTTTACGCTAACGTCCCTGAAAGGAGTTTCCATATAATCCTGGCAACTGATATCATTGGTTGAGGAACCGCTGAATAAACCGCCCTCATCATCACACATTTTGCTGGCAAGAGAATTATCTGAGTCTAGGAAGCTAAAAAAGACATCAAGCGCTATATCCAGGCGTGAGCTACCAAACCGTGGAGTACCCCGGCAATCTGCTGTTTCACCAGTACATGCTGCTTGTTTATTTGCAGTAATGTTTTGCAGGTTCTGCATGCAGCTTTTGAACCTGCTGTAATCATTGCTGGTGTCGCAAGCCGGGTTATTATCACTTCCCACTCTACAATTTGATGCAGCCATGCACTGAGTGAGACCTCCGGCTGCTTCTAGAGCAGCGGAGGCGTTGATGCGCTCAGTATTGGTATTGCAATCGGATGCACTCGGACCTCCACAAATGTTAGAAAAAATCGTTGACATAACCAGGCTAGGCGCATTAGTTTGAACGCAAGCCACAAGACCGTCAAACTCATTTTGGTCATCGCATCTGCCATCCTGTCCGCAATTCTCCGTGCCGCAGACTGTGGTTCCGGCCATATTTTCAGCACAGTGCGAGGCAAGTGTCCTTTCAGTGGCGGTACCGGTTCCGGTATCTTCGCACCTGAAAAACGCATCGGAGTTATCCCAGTTCCCTACCTGTGTTCCGCCATGATTCCTCCCCATCGAACCGGAGAGGTCTAAAATGGTGAGAACATTTGGCTGGCCTCCCACAAATTGAGAGCTTATGATCTTGAGGTCTTCAACCTCGTTTTGTATAATGGGGTCTCCATGAGCACCGGTCACAAATGTCAAGACTAGCAGAGTTAGAACAACCTTAAACCTGTAAGTTCCACTTCGAAATATATTCAACTTAGTAAACATTGCTTGCACCTCCAGGTATAAACGTCTCAAACCCCACCGCTATCTCCGACCCTGTATTTATATCTGTTTTTAGATCAGTTATATCTTCATCATCGGAGTCCTTCCCAGTCACCAAAAAGGTTGTAGGAACAAGAGCCGCGCCGCCCAGCCCCCCCGAGGGAAGACTCACGTGCTTAATCGGCCTTCCAAGCGTTTTAGTAGGAGGTGGAATTTCTATGAACGGGGGAGGATCATCAGGATTAACCCTATTAAAGTATCTTGAGCCTGTCCTGCATCGCGCCCCGTTTGGAAAGTCATCAACCTCTACCACAAGCTCATTAGTAGGAACAGCGCTTTGAAGAAGAAAATAAAGCGTCTCGATCCCCACTATTTCAAACCTCATCCTTCCCTCCTCGACACACCTTTCAGCGGCTAGGAAAGCCTCTTGCCCTCTCTTGTAACTAGACATGGTCTGAAAATCTATGTTTGATGTAAATGAAACAGTTATTGCCAAAGTAGTCAGCACCAGGAGCATTATCAAGGATAAGAGTAATGCTATACCGTCTTCCTTTTTTAGCTTTTTCATCTTTTAATTCCTCCTAGTATGTCTAAAATCATGCGAATTCAATTTAGCCAGGAATGAGCTCGAATTTACGATAATAAAATTCCTTAATAATTCTGTATTCATTCTTTTTTGTGATTTTCTTCTCATTCGTGTTATTCGTGTCAATTCGCGGCTAATAAATCAACCAAATTCCTCCCTTGCCATATTTCTTACATAAACAGTGGTGGAAAATGTCCTGTACATAAATCCAACCCCTGTTGAGTTTTCTCCGAAAGAAGCGTGGTCGGTAGTCCTTTCAAGGACATCCCCAACCTGGGGTATTGTCTGAACCGGTAGCGTTCCCCCCCTTATTAATTGAGGTATTACTTTAGACCTGGTAATTAGATATATCTCGACGCTTCTTATATCTTTCTCTCTACCAACCAGACTCGGGTCAGACTCAAAATCGGGATACATCCTGTTAGCCGCATCGAGAGGAACTCCCACTTTGGTAATCCCGCCGTCCGGGTCTTGAAGATTGAAAACATATTGGATATCCACTATTCCCGGAGCATCAACACCTCCGGCTATAGGTTGAAATGGACCCCCATTCAGAGACATTTCCAGTTCTCTATTGGCCGGGTCAACCCTCAAAGCCTTTGATTGGACTATGGTCATTTCAGAGACCTGAGTAGATATTCCTGGTATGAAAGCGTTATTTATGAAATCATCAAGGCTGGTATAAGGGGTATTTCGAAAATTCTGTGCTATTATGGAATTTGGGCTATCCGCTATTGTTGCCTGCTTCGTAGCTCCGTTGACTGTGGCCCTCAATATAGCGGCACATTCAGTACAAAGCTCGGGGTTAGTTCCACATACACCTGGATTGGTTGGATTGCAGAGATTGATTCGTGACCTGAATCCAAGGTTCACATTGACATTCTCTTGTGTCTCCCCGATTAGAATATTCCCGTTGAACCATTCCAAAGGAAGCTGCAAAACTAAGGGCGGAGTTGGAGATACGGTTTGAACATTAGCCGCAATTGATGGCAGATTTTCGCCATCCTGTCCTTTTGTAATATCCCACGTGTATATGGTGAGACAATCCGGCGGAGAATCTTCAGTCCCTCCGTCCGCAGTATTATCCGCACACGGATTGGCCACCGTGCTTCCACCATTTACGAATGACAATGAAAAGGTTTTTCCTTGTCTTGAGACTGCATTTCTAATCTCAGTCGATAAATAGTCTAAAGTAGCTCTTGCCGTCTGGTCTAAATCCACCGCTTCCTGAGTCACATTATTCTGTTTCTGCTGCTGCGTAAGTGCCAAAGTTAACCCGCCTATGACCAAAGCAAAAATAGCTACCGATATCATAAGCTCAATCATAGTAAAGCCTTTATCGTTCATAGAAACCCTCCCTGGTGTCTAAGGTACATGCGGAACATTAACCGCGTTCCAGCCGGGAATAAAATTAGAAAAATCTGCCCTGTTTGCAGTGATTTCGTATGTCTGGCTCACAAGAGAATCACTCAAACTGACACTGGTTATGCCGGTCTCATCAAATTGCGCCGGGGTCTTCACCGCATAGGTGACAGCTACCACAAATGTTGTGACCCCGTTCAGTACATCTTGTGTGGTTGTAACTTGCTTCACGGCATAGAGTGGCGTGCTGCCAGTCCCGGAAATTACCGCACCATCCGCTTTACACTGTGTTACCGTTGTCCTGAAATTCAGGTTGTTGGGATTAAAGTTATTTATATCGACGGCCGCACATGTGGTTTCTGTGATTCCATTGGCAGGATTTGGTGTTATAGCTTCTAATGGGTCGCATGGACATTCACCGCAGGCAGAGTTGGTCGAGCCGCTGCAGTAATCGGTATTAGGAATTTTTCCGGCCTGAGCTTGTACATATGCGTTAGCATTATACAAATATAGTCGCTTCGCCTCCGCCATATCCGTATCACTCACAAACTGTATGACGTTGGTAGCAACGGTTCCCTGTTCCGCCAGTTGCTTTTGCCTTAGCGAGAGGAATTGCATCTGGGCCGCAGCCAAAAACCCTAGTGCCATTATGAAAACTGCGACCAGAATCTCCAGAAGGGTAAATCCATTTTGGTTCTTGATCCTTGACATTATCCTACCTCGCATGGATTTTTTGTTATTTTTTGCAATGCCTGTGCCAACAAGTTAAGAAGTCTAACCATCGGCCAATACAGAAGATTTTTTGGTTATATCTGGATTGCTCTAAATAATGGCGCAAATAGTTTCATGAAGTGTGCAATTATTTGCGCAGATGGGTCATTTATCATCGAACCTGGGAAATAGGCTGGCTCCTTTTTCTATGAGCCATCCCGACTTAACTACACCCCATTCTTTAGCCTTTGTAAAACTCTGAGATTCGATCGGCTCAGGGAATCCAATCTTATTCCAGATCGTTTCAGCAGACTTGGGCATGAAAGGGGATATCAAAATAGCGATTACTCTGATCGATTCAACCAGTGTCCAGAGAACAGACCCGAGCCTTTCTTTATTCCCGGATTTTCCAAGAGCCCAAGGTGCGGACTCGTCTACATATTTGTTCACAAAGGCTATAAAATCCCATATGGCGCCAAGAGCTTTATGGAAAGCCACCTCATTCATAGCTTCGTCCACCTGCTCCGAGGTGGCAAGGGCTTTTTTCTGAATCCTTGCATCGATAGGTTCTAAGGAAGAGGGAGCAGGAATTTTGCCCTGGAAGTATTTCTCTATCAAGCCTAGGGAGCGGCTGACCAAATTACCTAGCCCGTTGGCCAGGTCGCCATTTATCCTGCCGACCAGTGCACCCCTCGAAAAATCCCCATCAAGACCGAATGGAACTTCTCTTAAAAGGAAATATCTGAGGGCATCAGCACCAAATTCGTCCACAACCGCATAGGGGTCCACGACGTTTCCTTTTGATTTAGACATCTTTTCCCCCTCCACAGTCCACCAGCCATGGGCAAACACCTTTCGCGGCGGAGTCAATCCCGCAGACATAAGAAAGGCGGGCCAGTAAACTGCGTGAAAGCGGAGTATGTCCTTTCCCACAAGATGTACATCCGCTGGCCAAATTTCTTCGAACCTTCCCCCATCTTCGGGGAACCCAGCCGCAGTTATGTAGTTCGTAAGCGCATCAAACCACACATAGATTACATGCTTTGGCTTATCGGGAATGGGGATCCCCCAGGAGAAGGATGTACGGCTTATGCTGAGGTCGCGAAGCCCTCCTCTCACGAAGCTGACGACCTCGTTTTTTCTGAAAGACGGCTGGACAAAATCAGGATTGTTCTCATAGAATTCCAAAAGAGGCTTTTCGTATTTGGATAATCTAAAGAAATAACTTTCCTCCTTCAGCCTCTCCACCGGACGGCCACAGTCGGGGCATGTCCTTGAACCACCGAGCTGAGTTTCCGTCCAGAATGTTTCGTCGAATACGCAGTACCAGTCCTCGTATTCCCCCAGATATATATCACCACGACTGTTTACCCTACGGAACAGTTCAAGCACAGCTTTCTTATGTCTTTCCTCAGTAGTCCTGATGAAGTCATCGTTCTGTATATTCAGCTTCTCCCATAAACCTTTGAATCTCTGCACCACCCTGTCGGCAAGCTCAATCGGTTTCTCGCCGGATGCTAAGGCCACTCTTTCTATCTTCTGCCCGTGTTCATCCGTGCCGGTAAGGAAAAAAACCCGGTCGCCGACGAGCCTTCTAAACCGGGCTATCACGTCGGCAGCAACGGTAGTGTAGGCATGGCCGATATGTGGAACGTCGTTTACGTAATAAATTGGGGTTGTAACGTAGAAGGTTTTAGACATAAAGGCTTATCTCCTTATTCGTGGATAGTGTTTCGTGATCCGATACACGAAATACGAGCCACCGGATACCTACTCCGCGATCTTCATAACCAGATTTTCGAGCGCTATCTGTTTATTTGCATTACCTCGAAATATAGCGTAACGAGCATCCTGAAGAAACTTCATTTTATCCAATATATTATCCACGCTCCACCTGCCGGCAAGGTTAGAAGCCAATGAACTCAAATCTCGGTTTGTCAAAGAGTCCCGTTCAAACCCCAATTTTACTAAAGCTAAATCGCGAAGCCAGAGTGAAATAACCTCGAGTAAAAACGAAACCTTTTCCATATCTTCCCAAGACGAGTCCTTTTGTATTGACTCTAAAAATCCGAGGACATGGGAGGCACAGAGCGGGTTTATATTCGAGAGTCTGACCAGCATCTCTTTCCTCTCTGCAAGTGCTTCTTTATCAAAGCCAAGCGCTCTACCGAGACTTCCCGACGAGAGCTTTGCTGAAACCCAGGCTTCTTCGGTAGATAAGTCTGTCCTTTTTTTTATCTCGTCAACCATTATTTCATCAGGGATACCAGTAAATTCAAGCAACTGACACCTAGAACGTATAGTCGGAAGGAGTAACTCGGGCTGGGAGGCGATGAGGATGATGATTGAATCGGATGGCGGCTCTT
The sequence above is drawn from the Thermodesulfobacteriota bacterium genome and encodes:
- a CDS encoding prepilin-type N-terminal cleavage/methylation domain-containing protein, giving the protein MNDKGFTMIELMISVAIFALVIGGLTLALTQQQKQNNVTQEAVDLDQTARATLDYLSTEIRNAVSRQGKTFSLSFVNGGSTVANPCADNTADGGTEDSPPDCLTIYTWDITKGQDGENLPSIAANVQTVSPTPPLVLQLPLEWFNGNILIGETQENVNVNLGFRSRINLCNPTNPGVCGTNPELCTECAAILRATVNGATKQATIADSPNSIIAQNFRNTPYTSLDDFINNAFIPGISTQVSEMTIVQSKALRVDPANRELEMSLNGGPFQPIAGGVDAPGIVDIQYVFNLQDPDGGITKVGVPLDAANRMYPDFESDPSLVGREKDIRSVEIYLITRSKVIPQLIRGGTLPVQTIPQVGDVLERTTDHASFGENSTGVGFMYRTFSTTVYVRNMAREEFG
- a CDS encoding prepilin-type N-terminal cleavage/methylation domain-containing protein, with the protein product MSRIKNQNGFTLLEILVAVFIMALGFLAAAQMQFLSLRQKQLAEQGTVATNVIQFVSDTDMAEAKRLYLYNANAYVQAQAGKIPNTDYCSGSTNSACGECPCDPLEAITPNPANGITETTCAAVDINNFNPNNLNFRTTVTQCKADGAVISGTGSTPLYAVKQVTTTQDVLNGVTTFVVAVTYAVKTPAQFDETGITSVSLSDSLVSQTYEITANRADFSNFIPGWNAVNVPHVP
- the metG gene encoding methionine--tRNA ligase, whose translation is MSKTFYVTTPIYYVNDVPHIGHAYTTVAADVIARFRRLVGDRVFFLTGTDEHGQKIERVALASGEKPIELADRVVQRFKGLWEKLNIQNDDFIRTTEERHKKAVLELFRRVNSRGDIYLGEYEDWYCVFDETFWTETQLGGSRTCPDCGRPVERLKEESYFFRLSKYEKPLLEFYENNPDFVQPSFRKNEVVSFVRGGLRDLSISRTSFSWGIPIPDKPKHVIYVWFDALTNYITAAGFPEDGGRFEEIWPADVHLVGKDILRFHAVYWPAFLMSAGLTPPRKVFAHGWWTVEGEKMSKSKGNVVDPYAVVDEFGADALRYFLLREVPFGLDGDFSRGALVGRINGDLANGLGNLVSRSLGLIEKYFQGKIPAPSSLEPIDARIQKKALATSEQVDEAMNEVAFHKALGAIWDFIAFVNKYVDESAPWALGKSGNKERLGSVLWTLVESIRVIAILISPFMPKSAETIWNKIGFPEPIESQSFTKAKEWGVVKSGWLIEKGASLFPRFDDK
- the holB gene encoding DNA polymerase III subunit delta' encodes the protein MFFKNILGHEFQKRSLLRAVRHSRIAHSYLFFGPEGVGKKLVAIEFAKVLNCIKTLEEELESAGEPCGCNSCKKIDKGMHPDVFLVEYKGVKDIKVDQIREEVEERLFLKPFEGRFKVAIVDEAERMNPNAQNAFLKTLEEPPSDSIIILIASQPELLLPTIRSRCQLLEFTGIPDEIMVDEIKKRTDLSTEEAWVSAKLSSGSLGRALGFDKEALAERKEMLVRLSNINPLCASHVLGFLESIQKDSSWEDMEKVSFLLEVISLWLRDLALVKLGFERDSLTNRDLSSLASNLAGRWSVDNILDKMKFLQDARYAIFRGNANKQIALENLVMKIAE